A DNA window from Hevea brasiliensis isolate MT/VB/25A 57/8 chromosome 2, ASM3005281v1, whole genome shotgun sequence contains the following coding sequences:
- the LOC110636720 gene encoding 4-hydroxy-tetrahydrodipicolinate reductase 2, chloroplastic isoform X1, translating into MAASCVTLKPRTFTLSHHGKQRTSTLLRRRSYIAVVSMSTNKIDIPIMVNGCGKMGKAVIKAAASAGLQILPVSFGSPDESGNIVQVCGNDIKIHGPPEREDVLASIYDEHPNLIVVDYTVPTAVNDNAELYCKVGVPFVMGTTGGDRDRLYKTVEDSKIYAVISPQMGKQVVAFLAAMEIMAEQFPGAFSGYSLQVLESHQAGKLDTSGTAKAVISCFQKLGVSFDTDKIQMIRDPKQQIEVVGVPEEYLSGHAFHMYHLTSPDQTVSFEFQHNVCGRSIYAEGTVDAIIFLAKKIQSRADKRIYNMIDVLREGNMR; encoded by the exons ATGGCAGCATCTTGTGTTACTCTTAAACCTCGGACCTTTACTTTATCCCATCATGGGAAACAGAGAACTAGTACTCTACTGAGACGGAGATCTTATATTGCAGTAGTGTCCATGTCAACCAACAAAATTGACATTCCAATCATG GTAAATGGTTGTGGTAAAATGGGGAAGGCTGTTATTAAGGCAGCAGCCTCTGCAGGACTCCAGATTCTTCCTGTATCATTTGGCTCACCAGACGAGTCTGGAAATATCGTGCAAGTATGCGGAAATGATATTAAGATACATGGTCCTCCTGAAAGAGAAGATGTTCTTGCATCCATCTATGATGAGCATCCAAACCTAATTGTGGTGGATTACACTGTTCCTACAGCAGTAAATG ATAATGCGGAACTGTATTGCAAAGTTGGGGTGCCCTTTGTTATGGGAACTACTGGTGGAGATAGGGATCGGTTATATAAGACTGTAGAGGATTCAAAGATTTATGCTGTGATCTCCCCACAGATGGGGAAGCAG GTGGTTGCATTTCTTGCAGCCATGGAGATTATGGCTGAGCAATTTCCTGGAGCTTTTTCTGGGTATTCTCTTCAG GTGTTGGAGTCCCATCAAGCTGGGAAGTTGGACACATCCGGAACTGCTAAGGCTGTTATTTCTTGCTTCCAGAAATTGGGTGTGTCTTTTGACACGGATAAG ATACAAATGATCCGGGATCCCAAGCAACAAATTGAGGTGGTGGGTGTACCAGAGGAGTATTTGTCTGGCCATGCATTCCATATGTATCATCTGACATCACCTGATCAAAC AGTTTCTTTTGAGTTTCAACACAATGTTTGTGGTAGATCCATTTATGCAGAGGGTACTGTTGATGCTATAATTTTCCTTGCTAAGAAG ATTCAGTCAAGGGCAGACAAGCGGATCTATAATATGATTGATGTCTTGAGAGAGGGCAACATGAGATGA
- the LOC110636720 gene encoding 4-hydroxy-tetrahydrodipicolinate reductase 2, chloroplastic isoform X2: protein MGKAVIKAAASAGLQILPVSFGSPDESGNIVQVCGNDIKIHGPPEREDVLASIYDEHPNLIVVDYTVPTAVNDNAELYCKVGVPFVMGTTGGDRDRLYKTVEDSKIYAVISPQMGKQVVAFLAAMEIMAEQFPGAFSGYSLQVLESHQAGKLDTSGTAKAVISCFQKLGVSFDTDKIQMIRDPKQQIEVVGVPEEYLSGHAFHMYHLTSPDQTVSFEFQHNVCGRSIYAEGTVDAIIFLAKKIQSRADKRIYNMIDVLREGNMR from the exons ATGGGGAAGGCTGTTATTAAGGCAGCAGCCTCTGCAGGACTCCAGATTCTTCCTGTATCATTTGGCTCACCAGACGAGTCTGGAAATATCGTGCAAGTATGCGGAAATGATATTAAGATACATGGTCCTCCTGAAAGAGAAGATGTTCTTGCATCCATCTATGATGAGCATCCAAACCTAATTGTGGTGGATTACACTGTTCCTACAGCAGTAAATG ATAATGCGGAACTGTATTGCAAAGTTGGGGTGCCCTTTGTTATGGGAACTACTGGTGGAGATAGGGATCGGTTATATAAGACTGTAGAGGATTCAAAGATTTATGCTGTGATCTCCCCACAGATGGGGAAGCAG GTGGTTGCATTTCTTGCAGCCATGGAGATTATGGCTGAGCAATTTCCTGGAGCTTTTTCTGGGTATTCTCTTCAG GTGTTGGAGTCCCATCAAGCTGGGAAGTTGGACACATCCGGAACTGCTAAGGCTGTTATTTCTTGCTTCCAGAAATTGGGTGTGTCTTTTGACACGGATAAG ATACAAATGATCCGGGATCCCAAGCAACAAATTGAGGTGGTGGGTGTACCAGAGGAGTATTTGTCTGGCCATGCATTCCATATGTATCATCTGACATCACCTGATCAAAC AGTTTCTTTTGAGTTTCAACACAATGTTTGTGGTAGATCCATTTATGCAGAGGGTACTGTTGATGCTATAATTTTCCTTGCTAAGAAG ATTCAGTCAAGGGCAGACAAGCGGATCTATAATATGATTGATGTCTTGAGAGAGGGCAACATGAGATGA